Genomic DNA from Niallia circulans:
AATATGGAAAGGCCTTGTGACTGCAGGCAGGACAATGCGAATCCTTCAGTTTTCCTGTATGAATTTCTGCTTTTTGCATATTCCAAATATCATAGGATATAAGCAAAGGTTCCACGGCCTTTCCAGTGAGAATTTTCAAGGCATAAGTCGTTTGAAATGCTGCCACAAGCTGGACAATTGGGCTGATGACTCCGACACTGTCACATGTCTCTGTTTGTGCAGGGAGATGCTTAACAATACAGTGCAGGCAGGGTGTAGTGCCTGGAATGACGGGATATGTTAAGCCATAGCTGCCGACACACGCACCAAATATATATGGTATATTCATTTTTACGGCTGCATCATTAATGATGAGTCTTGTTTCAAAGTTATCCATGCCATCGATGATAATCGAAGCGTCCTTGATGATTGTCTCAATGTTTTGACCTGTTATATCCTCTATACGACAATCTATGGAAACATCACTGTTTATTTTCTCTAATCTCTGTTTTGCAGCTACAGCCTTAGGTAGCTTTAAGGCAGCATCTTCCTCGGTATACAGCTGCTGTCTCTGGAGGTTGCTCCATTCGACATAATCTCTATCTATTATAGTCAGCTTCTTGATGCCTGCTCTTGTCAGCATTTCCGCTGTCGAAGAACCAAGTGCGCCGACACCTAAAATAACCGCATGACTTTCTTCCAGTCTTTTTTGGCCTCCAGCTCCGATGAACAGCTCCTGTTTGGCATACTTTCTTATCATGATGTTACCAATCCGCTTATTGGGCTGCTCGCTTCGCCATATTCCTTCACATCCATTCGGCCAGCTTCAAAGCCAAGTCTTCCTGCTTCAATTGCCAGACTCATCGCCTTTGCCATTTTAACAGGATCGCCTGCATTGGACACTGCCGTGTTCAGTAGGACGCCATCTGCCCCAAGCTCCATTGCATAAGCTGCGTCCTTAGGAGAACCAACACCTGCATCTACAATAACAGGAATGGCTGATTGCTCAATTATCAGGCGGATATTTAACGGGTTAATGATTCCTCTTCCAGAACCGATTGGAGCTGCGCCTGGCATCACAGCATGTACACCTAACTCCTCGAGACGCTTAGCTAACACCACATCGTCAGACGTATACGGCAAAACAGTGAAACCTAACTCCAGCAGCTTTTCTGAAGCCTTCAATGTTTCAATCGGATCTGGCAGCAATGATTTGCTGCAGCCGATAATCTCCACCTTAACCATGTCACAAAGACCTGAAGCCTTTGCAAGCTTTGCAATTCTAACAGCTTCGTCCGCATTTTTCGCTCCTGCTGTATTAGGCAGCAGCGAATATTTTGTTAAATCCAATTGCTCAAGGAAGTTAGGCTGAGATTCCTCAAACACATTCATTCTTCTGACAGCAAATGTTAATATCTCGGCACCTGAGACTGCTACAGCCTCTTTCTGTATATCATATGATGGATATTTACCTGTCCCAAGCAGTAATCTTGATTGAAATGTGTGATTTCCTATTTTCAACATAATTATCCTCCTCCTACAAAATGAATAAGCTCTAATATATCCCTATTAACAAGGGTTGTAGATTGATAGTTTTCTTTGTCAATAATTTCTCTGTTTAGCTCTGCTATAACTATTCTGTCCTTAAGTCCATACCATACTAGTAAATCTTGCAATGTCACAATCTCTTCCGGTATATCCGCAGATTTCCCATTCAATTGAATAATCATTGCAGCACACCCTTTCTTTCTGCAACTTTTTCTGCCCTATCAAGCTTGAAGGCAGTAACCCAATCCTTGTTAACACTTCTTCCCATTAATAAATCCCTGATCATCATCGCTGTTGCCGGTGCCATTAATATCCCGTTTCGTTGATGTCCTGCTGCAAAATAAAGGCCTCGGGTTTCAGGATGTTCACCGATAAATGGTCTTTTATCAAAGGATTGAGGCCTTAATCCTGCCCAGAACTTATGTGGCCGCATTGTCGAAATTTCCGGCATCAGGATTTTGGCCTTCTCCATTATTTCCTGGATTCCTCCGAAGGTCGGCAATTCATTCCAATCATTCCATTTCTGCGTTGCTCCGATAACCAATTGATTGTTATTCCTTGGCACGATGTAACTTTTCTCATGAAACAATGTTTTCGTTAATGGCATTTTGTCATTTATAACAGACAAACATTCTCCTTTTATGGGAACTATGGCATGCTGCAAGCCAGCCTCAGAAAAAAACTTATTTGACCACACTCCGCAAGCAATGATTACATTATCCGCATAAAAGCTGTTGTTCGTTGTCTTTATTAGAAATCCTGTACCTTCTTGGACTACTTCAAGCACCATCGTATGTTCAAAGATTCTGGCACCGTTTTTTAGGGCGCCCTTACAAAATCCATTGCAAGCAGATAATGGCGTTACATGAACATCGTCTTTCATATAGACAGCACCGAGTATTTCCTGACTGGCATGCTTTTCAGCCATATACACCTCTTCCTTTGACAGCCATTGGACAGGGGGCAGCTTCATAACATCTTCTAGTTTTCTTTTCTCGCCTTCTGAAAACACAAGGTTTAAAATGCCGCCTTTTTTCAGCTCGATATCAATACCACAAGTATTTTTTAATTGCTTTGATAGACTGTCATATTGACAATGGCTGTTTGCAACAAATGAGTATATATCCTTGAATTCCTCCCATTCAGAATGGGCACCGAGCATTCCTGCTGCAGCACTCGTTGTTTTTCCGCCGACTTCATTTGCTTCAAATACAGCGGTTTGAATGTTTTCTGCCGATAGGTAATAGGCAATCGCATTGCCTATAATACCGCCGCCAATGACAGCCGCTTCAAACTTTTGAATTTGCATACACTTTGCACCTTTCATAATAGTTTTGAGCGGCAAGTTGCGGATTTTCCGCCCCAAAAATCCCTGACATGATGGCAATGCCATCCGCTCCGCAATTATTTATTTCACTTACAAGCTCCTCCGTAATTCCGCCGATTGCATATACAGGAATGCTGACCTGCTTCTTTATTTCATGCAATATTTTGATTCCATTTGGAGGAACCCCTCTTTTACTTTCCGTATGAAAGCAATGCCCGTAAAGGAGATAGTCAGCTCCCTCCCTTTCTGCATCTAATGCTGATTGAAGGCTATGCACAGATCTTCCTGCAAGCCGGCAGGCAGTTTTCTTTCTGACTGCCTCAATTGGTAACCCCTTTTCAGGTAGGTGTACATGAAGCATATTGGCCAGCAGCAAAATTTCTCCCCTTCCATTAACGATTATTTTTCTTTTATCTGCTCCTTTTGCCAGCAGCTGTTTGCATAGACAATAAATTTCTAACATCGATTTTGACTTCTCCCTTATATGCACATAATCAACATATGGAAGAATTTTCAGGATGATTTCACCTGTTTTTTCAACTGAAAAGGAATCATTTGTTATTGCAGCAAGCTTCATTTTAAACCACCTTTACCTATCTACTTACTCAACATTAAAGTTTAGCCATCCCTCCAAATTCTGTCTTTTCCCAACAAAAAAACCACTTTCCCGCATAGGAAAGTGGTTTGTGATTTTGTACAATACTCCAAAAAGTGCACAACAAAACAATCTGCCACTTTCCTACGCAGGTGCGAACCTGTTCAGGTTATGAGGGTTTAAAAGTAGCTACTTTATTCTCAGCCCTTATCAAGGGATCCCCTAGTGATGATTTTCATTTTCGTTTTCTTTTGTACTTAAAGGATATCATATTCACCTTATATTTCAAGCAATTATGTGAAATTTTAAGAATCATTTATCTATTTCGTTATTTTTCTACTTCGTCAAGGAAGCTATCTGATCTAATTCCTGTCCTTCTTAGAATGAAATCAAAATTCACATTTACCTTCGCTTCCGCAAAGTAGCTATTCCAGTCATCCTTGATTTTTGCAAACTGATTATTATGCTGTCTTCTCATTATTTCCCCAAATCCAAAGATATCAAGTCCGTACTCATTTTGCATTTTCGCGACAGTTTTTTGTATTTTTTCAGCAGCTGACTTGCTGACAAGATCTTCATATTTCTTAAAGGTTTCTATTTTATCCAATGACTTATAGCATTGCGTTCCTTCAATATAACCCTCGGATTTAACGTTAATAGTAAATTCAGGCCTAACTCCGTCCATCTTCGTTTGAACATTTGTTGTTGAATGAATAATCCTAACAGCACTATATTCATTTTCACCGCATTGTACTGTTAATGTTGTATTTTTGAATTTGTCTGTTATCCATAAATATACCCTCGTATCGTCTAATGGCAGAAAACCCGCCAGCTTCTTCTTATTGAAGAAGGCAAGTGAATCAACTAATACAATCGCTTCGGGCGTTACATTATTCATATTCTCAACAGATGCTCCGACCTTTTTATCCCCTTCGACAACTACTGTATTTAAGACAGCCTCTTTCCCCTCTAAGGTGACATCATTGATAAAGTCATTTATCCGCATGTCCGGATCCCCGCCCCAATCTTGGAACATATTCTCAAGCTGTGTGGACAGCTTCAATGAAGACGACTTACGGTACAGATTTGTGACCTTCAATACATCAGACGCCTTATTACCTTTAGCGATGAGAATCTTAAAATCATCGCGCAGCTCTCTGTTTCTCTCTAAATAATCAATAAAATCAATCATACCTGACTTTGCCACTTCTTCTGAAATAACAAGCAGCTTCATATGAGAAAACACAAGATACTGTGCATAATATTGGCTGAACTGATGGCTGACTTCTGATAAGGTTTCCCCTTCAATCGTTTCAACTAATGACGGAGCATTTCCTCCGCTCGTCCGTGAATTCAGCTCTGCAGCATTCAAGGCTTCAACAGTAACCTCATATTTCCCGTCATCACCTTTATCGATAGCCATCCCAGAAACTAGCTTTATCTCTGAAAGCTCCTTTCGATCCCAGCATCCACCCAAAAGGCATACAATTAAAACAGAAATTAACATCTTTCCAAACAGCTTCAATCTCCGCTGCCTCCTTTCGACTGCTTAGGAGGAGATGGAGAGCCTTGAGGCTTTTGCTTATCCAGGGTGGTAGGACTTAAATAAGCTGGCCGCTTGTTTTGGAACCAAATCGGTGTGCGAATAAAGATATCCTTCTGATCCTCGACTATAAATGGTGCAACTGGCGCTAGATAAGGAACACCGACAGAACGGAGTGAGCTAAGATGTGCCACCATGAATATCAACACGAGTAATACACCATACAATCCTAGGATGGAAGCGACTATAATAAGAACGAATCGGATAAGCCGTGAAGCATTCGCAAAGCTGTAGTTTGGAAATACAAAGTTGGCTATTGCCGTAATTGCCACAATAATGACCATGATATTAGAAATGATTCCCGCTTCTGCTGCAGCCTGACCGATAACTAACGCACCAACAATTGAAACTGTCTGCCCTACGGCCCTTGGCATACGGACACCGGCTTCTCTTAGTATTTCAAAGGTTATTTCCATAATAAAGACCTCAATTACCGCAGGGAACGGCACACCCTCCCGCTGGGCAATAACGCTTAACAGCAATGTTGTCGGCAAAAGCTCTGGGTGAAAGGTCAAGACTCCTACATATGCAGAAGGCATAAGCAGACCAATCATAAAGGACAAATATCTTATCATCCTGATAAAACTGCTCATAAAATAGTTTTGGTAATTATCCTCAGACGATATAAAGAAATCTGTCAGTACAGCAGGAACTAGTAAAATAAAAGGTGTTCCATCTGTAATAATACAAATTTTCCCATCTAAAAGCGCAGAACTGACAGAGTCTGGTCGCTCTGTATTTAAAGCTAGCGGAAAAACAGTCGCTGATTTATCTTGGATAAGCTCTTCTATATTTGCAGACTCGAAAATAGCAGAAATATTGATATCTTTTATCCGCTTCCGAACCTCTTCTAGAATCTTCTCATTAACAATTCCTTTTATGGAACCAATGTACACACTTGTTCTTGTTTCATTACCTACCTTGAACTTTTCAAATTGGAGATTATGATTTTTGATTCTTTTTCGGATCAAGTTAATGTTTGTAGATATATCCTCAACAAAGGCATCCTTCGGTCCTCTGACAACTGTTTGTGTTGTTGGCTCTGAGACCGTTCTTCCTTCACTGTTAATAAAGCTTATAGTGAGTGCTGCCGGAACGCCCTTAATGATAACAGCAATTCTTCCTTCTAGAATAGTCTCAGTCATTTCACTTAGTGTATGGATGAGCTTATATCCTGAAACTCCAAAGGCTTTTTTTCCGAAGGCTTGCAGTTCATCTACACTGGTGATTCTTATATCCTGTTCAACAGGACTTTCTAAGGTTTGTCCAAGCATATCTTTGAGGAAATCCGTGTTAATTACCGTGTCCAAATAGAAAATAATTGCTTCAGACTTACCAACTAGGATGTCATCTGCCTTTAAATCAGCAGTATGTCCAAAAATCTTTTTCGTTTCATCCTTTATCGTTTCAAAGCTGATGTTTTTCATCTCAATTTCTTGTGCTTTGCTTGGTGTGGAATTGGAAGGAATTTGTTTTTTGGCGTTAATATTCATCAGTTTCTTCAAAAACTTATTCATGCTTTTACCTCCTTGCCTGCACTTCGGTCTTTTCTCCATTTCTTAAACAATAATGTGACAAGCACTAATATAGGCACTCCATATTCCATCGGCAAATGCAGGACAAAGATATCCACATAAAGACCTTCCCGAATATGATCCGAAAAATCATTACTAATGAAAATGGAAAACATCGATACGATGCATGCGATAGGAATGGAAAAAAAGCGATACGGCTTATTAAACACATATTCCAACCCCTTAAGACCTCCGTATATAAAAACAGAGCTTTTAATTAAAATCCCAAGCATAATAATGAAGACGACTAATGCATCAATTCTTTCAATAAATTCCCCGATGCTTACTAGCCTCGCCGCACTAAGTAAAGGAAAGTTAGAACGGATAGCGATGTTCTCCCCTAATGACGTAATTATTAGGAAAACAGACAGTAGCAAGAGCATGCTGGCGATAATAACGCCGAAAATACTAATAACTCTGCTGTATTTAAAGTTAGTCACATCAGCAAGCACCACTGTAAATGCAATCATCTCTCCATAAGGAAAGACAGATATTGATGGTACAATTGCTTTCACTATCGGTTTCCAGCCATTAGCAGCAACCGGTTCTAAATTAGAAATTTCAATATTGCCGCTGCCGTACAAGAAAACAAAAAGCATCAACATGAAGGCAAATGTATATGGTGTGAAAATTTCCGAGGTTCGGCCAAGTACCTCAATACCCATATAAAGAATGTAGCCTATTACAAGCGCAAGCAAAGCAACGGTGACCTCGATCGGCGTTAAGGGTAATATCGCCGCTGAAATCATTTCTCCAAAGTCCCTTATTACCCGACAGGCAATATAAAGAAAATAACAAATATATCCAAGTGACATGACAATTGCAACAGGTCTGGAAAAGCAAATTTCCAATATTTCGAAGAAGTTTTTTCCGGGCTGCAAGGAAAGTAAAAAATAATAAGCAGATATAATAAGCAAACCAATAAAAAGCCCTGCTATGATGACAATCCAAGCATCACGCTTTGCTTCCATACCTACCCCGACTACAATAGCGCTGCCGAGCAGGAAATTTATAACTAATGTAATTAATTGGCTTAATGATATGTTTTCCTTTAGCATACGCTCAACACCTTATGTCTTAATGCACAGCAAGATTTACATATTCCTTTCTTTCATCTGCTTGCTATGTTTTCCCCTCCATTTCTTAAACAGGAGGATTACCGTCAATAGAAGTGGCAGTCCGAACTGGAGCGGCACATGCAATAAAAACGGGTTGGAGAATAACCCTTCATCTAAATGATCCGAATACCCTTTTGCAATAAAGATCGAGAAAAGAGAAACCACACATGATATTGGGATTGCAAAAAAACGAAATGGAATAGTGAAAATATACTCTAGTCCCTTTAATCCACCATATATGTATATAGAGCTCTTCACTAATGTTCCTAATACCATTGTGAAGACAACAATAGCATCAACCCGCTGAATAAATTCGCCAATTGAAATTAGCCGTGCTGCACTCAACAGAGGGAAATTAGAACGAAGGGCAATATTTTGACCCAATGAAAGAATAATCAACAATGATGATGCTATGAGAAGAAGACTGGAACAAATCACACTGACCATCACAACCTTGTTGCTTAAATCTAATCTCGTTACACTCGGAAGAATGAATGTTAAGAAAAGGAGCTGACCATATGGGCGGATGAGCTCATATGGAAAAATCACCTTCCATAAAGGTTCAAATCCCTCTCCCAATACTGGCTTAATATTGGATAAATCTAAATTTTTCCCTGAATATAAAAACACACATAATAAGACCATAAATATGATGGCATATGGTGTAAAAATTTCAGAAGTTCTTGCAAGTACCTCAAGCCCTAAATAAAGCACATATCCAATAACAAGCAGCAGTGTAAATATGCTGAATTCAATCGGAGTTGTCGGAAGAACTGTAGCTGAAATCAATTCGCCAAAGTCCCTGATGATACGACACGCATAGTACAAGAAGTAGATAGAGTAGACTAAGCTTAAGCAAATTGCTATCGGCCTCTTAAAGCAATACTCAAACATCTCGTACAGGTTTTTCCCCGGAAGAAGCGCGCTTAAATATAAATAAAATGTGGTAATCAGTATCCCAAATGCAAATGCAATTAAGAGGGCAATCCAAGCATCCTCTTTTGCGTCTAATGCAAGTCCGAAAACAATGGAGCTACCAATTTGGAAATTGAATACAAGTGCTGCTAGTTGGCTTAAAGAAATATTCTCTTTCAGCATCGGACTCCACTTCCTTTAGTTTTTAGCTTGTGATTTATTGCCTTGCAGCTTCTTTTTCAGTCTTCTAAAGTCAACTACTACAGACCAGATAAAGCCAAAGACTGCCGTTAGGACAATGGTGATTGCTCCTGCTCCAACCTCCGCCTTGTAAATGTTCATAAAGCAATTTTTTAAGCTGTCATGAAAAACAAACAAATCAAGTATGAGTGTAAGGCTCCCCATCATGCCAATCATTAATAAATAAACAAATGTAACCATATATCATTTCACCTGCAAATAGTAATATTCTTGTCTTATCTTGTGAAAATTCTCCAATATTATGTAGAAAATATTTGCAGGGATAAAAATAAAAAATGCTGGTGAAAATTTCGCGGCATTTAAACTGCAAAAAAGCCGCTAATTAGTTAGCGGCTTTTCATTTGTCTATTGATTATTTACTTCTGAAATTTCACCTTTAAAGAAAACTTTGCGCTCTAGCGGGAGTTTAAGTTCTTTCAGCATTTGCTTTAATTCTCTTTCTTCTCTGTCTGTCACAAGGCTGATGACTGTTCCTTCCTTGCCGAATCTGCCTGTACGACCGGAACGGTGGATATACTGTGTTTTGTCTTTAGCAAAGTCATAGTGGACAACATGTGTTATATTTTGGATATCTAATCCGCGTGCTGCAACGTCTGTTGCAAGCAGCATAGATGTTTTGCCTGAACGGAATAGTCTTGTATATTTTTGTCTGTCCATTTTGTTAAGATCGCTATGAAGTCTGCTTGTTTGAATCTCTTTAAAGGCAAGTTTTTCGTGGAGTACATCCAATGTACCGATATCCTTAACAAAAACAAGCACTTTCGCATTCTCCAAACGAGAGATTTTCTCCATTAGCTTGATCTTGTCTCGATGCTCTGCCTGGAAATAGATATGGTTTACATCTGCTGCTTCAATACTCGTATCCTTTTTAACAGTGATAACAGCAGGTTCTTGCAGCAATTCCTTGCCAAGCGATGCTGTTCTTTCTGTCAGTGTTGCTGAGAACATAACAACCTGTCTTTCCTCTTTCTGTGTTGCTTTAATGATTTGACGGACATAGTCAATATGTTCAGGAACTAACATTTGATCTGCCTCATCAAGCACAATCGTTCTTACTTCATGCATTTTAAGCTTCTTCTGCTTAATAAGCTCCAACGCTCTACCAGGTGTACAAATAGCGAGGTGAGGACTTTTCTTCAGCTTTTCCAACTGTCTTTTTACATTGGCTCCGCCGATAAAGGAAGCGGAACGGATTCCACTGTTTTCTCCCCATTTTTGAACCTCACCAAGTATCTGCATAACCAGTTCTTGGGAGGATGCTAATATGATCGCCTGCATAGCTCTTGATTCAGCATCAATTTTATTTAAAACCGGCAGTAGGTATGCCAACGTTTTTCCAGTTCCTGTTGGTGATTCAGCGATGATATCTTTTCCAGCTAATATTTCAGGTATCGCCTGTTCTTGAATATTTGTCGGTTTTTGAAAGCTTGCTTTCGTCCAATTTTCTGCTACGAAAGGTTTCATCTTATTTAAAAGGTCTTGATTACTCATTTTATTCTCCTTCTTTACACAGCTTACGCTTTTGCTCTTCACTAGGAAGAAATAGCTTTTTTGCACTATGGCTGTTTATTGCCTAATATCTACTTATTATAGATTATTCTCCTAAAAATAGATATGCAATCATGATAGCTGTTAAACAATGAAAAAAGACTGTCGGCAAAGTTGCTGCCGACAGTCCTGTAAAAGTTTATTAAACAAGGGTTTGGGCATCTCCGACTGTTTGGTAAATATCCACCCTGTCCTTAATCTTTTTCATTTTAACATCCAGTTCATGTGCAGCATCTGCTGCTTCCTTCAGCTCTGCAAGCAAATATTCTGGAATGCCTTTATCAAATTTATAATATATTTTATGTTCAAGGCTCGCCCAGAAGTCCATCGCAATTGTTCGTATTTGCACTTCCACAAATACTTCTTCCATTCCATTGCTTAAAAACACTGGGACCTTGATGATTAAATGCAGGCTCTTGTAACCATTTGGTTTTGGATTTTCAATATAATCCTTTACTTCGATAATTTTCAAATCGCTTTGTCTCTTAAGCATTTCATATAAATCATAAATATCTGAAATGAATGAGCAGGTGATGCGGACGCCGGCAATATCGTGAATATGCTCCTTCGCATTTTCAACCGTTATGCCAAGACCTTTCCTATTAAGCTTCACCATAATTCCCCTTGGATCTTTAATCCGGGATTTTATATGTTCAATCGGATTATGATTGTGGATAAATTGAAATTCTTCATTTAATATTTTAAGTTTCGTATTAACTTCCTCTAAAGCAAAACGATAGACAATCAGGTTGTTTTTCCACTCTATCAGTTCATTGGAGAGATCATCTAAATTCCATTCGCTTATAGGTAGAAGTCCTTCATTCTTGTTAGTACGATCCATAAATCAATAAGTCTCCTTTGGTTTTCTTATAACCTTTTCTGCATTGACTCCTATGTTTTTCAAAAGCTCGATAATCTGATCGATCGTTTTCATTTAACCATTCACCTCTTCGCCAATGTTAAGGATGACAGCATCTAACCCTATTATAAAGAAAAATGACCGGTCAGTCAAATATCCTTTACCTGGCAATTTAAGGACAGGTTTCGTCGTTTTCGCCAGCATCTGTGCTGAACTGATTTTGGTTCAAGCGAGCATAAAATCCATTTTTTTGCAAGAGCTCGTCATGTGTCCCACGTTCGATGACTTCTCCATCATTCAAGACTAAAATACAATCAGCATGCTTAATTGTGTTAAGTCGATGGGCGACAACAAAGGAGGTTTTCCCTCTCATAAGCACCTGCAGCGCTTCTTGAATTTTCACCTCTGTTATCGTATCAATGCTGCTCGTTGCCTCATCAAGAATTAGAACCTTTGGATCGGCGAGTATTGCTCTAGCAATCGACAACAGCTGCTTTTGACCTTGACTTATGCTGTTTCCGTCTGCTTCCAGCACAGTTTCATAGCCGTCTGGCAGACTATCAATGAAGCCATGTGCATTGGCAAGTTGCGCTGCCTCCTCTACTTCTTTATCCGAAGCATCTAATCTTCCATAACGAATATTTTCGCGAATAGTTCCGCCAAATAAATAGGCATCCTGAAGAACAAAGCCCATATGCTTGCGCAAACTCTCCCTTTTTATTGACGTAATATCC
This window encodes:
- the thiO gene encoding glycine oxidase ThiO, with amino-acid sequence MQIQKFEAAVIGGGIIGNAIAYYLSAENIQTAVFEANEVGGKTTSAAAGMLGAHSEWEEFKDIYSFVANSHCQYDSLSKQLKNTCGIDIELKKGGILNLVFSEGEKRKLEDVMKLPPVQWLSKEEVYMAEKHASQEILGAVYMKDDVHVTPLSACNGFCKGALKNGARIFEHTMVLEVVQEGTGFLIKTTNNSFYADNVIIACGVWSNKFFSEAGLQHAIVPIKGECLSVINDKMPLTKTLFHEKSYIVPRNNNQLVIGATQKWNDWNELPTFGGIQEIMEKAKILMPEISTMRPHKFWAGLRPQSFDKRPFIGEHPETRGLYFAAGHQRNGILMAPATAMMIRDLLMGRSVNKDWVTAFKLDRAEKVAERKGVLQ
- a CDS encoding Ger(x)C family spore germination protein, translated to MKLFGKMLISVLIVCLLGGCWDRKELSEIKLVSGMAIDKGDDGKYEVTVEALNAAELNSRTSGGNAPSLVETIEGETLSEVSHQFSQYYAQYLVFSHMKLLVISEEVAKSGMIDFIDYLERNRELRDDFKILIAKGNKASDVLKVTNLYRKSSSLKLSTQLENMFQDWGGDPDMRINDFINDVTLEGKEAVLNTVVVEGDKKVGASVENMNNVTPEAIVLVDSLAFFNKKKLAGFLPLDDTRVYLWITDKFKNTTLTVQCGENEYSAVRIIHSTTNVQTKMDGVRPEFTINVKSEGYIEGTQCYKSLDKIETFKKYEDLVSKSAAEKIQKTVAKMQNEYGLDIFGFGEIMRRQHNNQFAKIKDDWNSYFAEAKVNVNFDFILRRTGIRSDSFLDEVEK
- a CDS encoding GerAB/ArcD/ProY family transporter; the protein is MLKENISLSQLITLVINFLLGSAIVVGVGMEAKRDAWIVIIAGLFIGLLIISAYYFLLSLQPGKNFFEILEICFSRPVAIVMSLGYICYFLYIACRVIRDFGEMISAAILPLTPIEVTVALLALVIGYILYMGIEVLGRTSEIFTPYTFAFMLMLFVFLYGSGNIEISNLEPVAANGWKPIVKAIVPSISVFPYGEMIAFTVVLADVTNFKYSRVISIFGVIIASMLLLLSVFLIITSLGENIAIRSNFPLLSAARLVSIGEFIERIDALVVFIIMLGILIKSSVFIYGGLKGLEYVFNKPYRFFSIPIACIVSMFSIFISNDFSDHIREGLYVDIFVLHLPMEYGVPILVLVTLLFKKWRKDRSAGKEVKA
- a CDS encoding DEAD/DEAH box helicase, whose protein sequence is MSNQDLLNKMKPFVAENWTKASFQKPTNIQEQAIPEILAGKDIIAESPTGTGKTLAYLLPVLNKIDAESRAMQAIILASSQELVMQILGEVQKWGENSGIRSASFIGGANVKRQLEKLKKSPHLAICTPGRALELIKQKKLKMHEVRTIVLDEADQMLVPEHIDYVRQIIKATQKEERQVVMFSATLTERTASLGKELLQEPAVITVKKDTSIEAADVNHIYFQAEHRDKIKLMEKISRLENAKVLVFVKDIGTLDVLHEKLAFKEIQTSRLHSDLNKMDRQKYTRLFRSGKTSMLLATDVAARGLDIQNITHVVHYDFAKDKTQYIHRSGRTGRFGKEGTVISLVTDREERELKQMLKELKLPLERKVFFKGEISEVNNQ
- a CDS encoding GerAB/ArcD/ProY family transporter; the protein is MLKENISLSQLAALVFNFQIGSSIVFGLALDAKEDAWIALLIAFAFGILITTFYLYLSALLPGKNLYEMFEYCFKRPIAICLSLVYSIYFLYYACRIIRDFGELISATVLPTTPIEFSIFTLLLVIGYVLYLGLEVLARTSEIFTPYAIIFMVLLCVFLYSGKNLDLSNIKPVLGEGFEPLWKVIFPYELIRPYGQLLFLTFILPSVTRLDLSNKVVMVSVICSSLLLIASSLLIILSLGQNIALRSNFPLLSAARLISIGEFIQRVDAIVVFTMVLGTLVKSSIYIYGGLKGLEYIFTIPFRFFAIPISCVVSLFSIFIAKGYSDHLDEGLFSNPFLLHVPLQFGLPLLLTVILLFKKWRGKHSKQMKERNM
- the thiS gene encoding sulfur carrier protein ThiS, with amino-acid sequence MIIQLNGKSADIPEEIVTLQDLLVWYGLKDRIVIAELNREIIDKENYQSTTLVNRDILELIHFVGGG
- a CDS encoding ThiF family adenylyltransferase, whose product is MIRKYAKQELFIGAGGQKRLEESHAVILGVGALGSSTAEMLTRAGIKKLTIIDRDYVEWSNLQRQQLYTEEDAALKLPKAVAAKQRLEKINSDVSIDCRIEDITGQNIETIIKDASIIIDGMDNFETRLIINDAAVKMNIPYIFGACVGSYGLTYPVIPGTTPCLHCIVKHLPAQTETCDSVGVISPIVQLVAAFQTTYALKILTGKAVEPLLISYDIWNMQKAEIHTGKLKDSHCPACSHKAFPYLEAVNQTKTDILCGRDAIQIRPGISHIYDLKALSQSIQHVVQNMIVNPYLLACEYEDHRIVLFKDGRAIIHGTSERTRARAIYSRLVG
- a CDS encoding thiamine phosphate synthase encodes the protein MKLAAITNDSFSVEKTGEIILKILPYVDYVHIREKSKSMLEIYCLCKQLLAKGADKRKIIVNGRGEILLLANMLHVHLPEKGLPIEAVRKKTACRLAGRSVHSLQSALDAEREGADYLLYGHCFHTESKRGVPPNGIKILHEIKKQVSIPVYAIGGITEELVSEINNCGADGIAIMSGIFGAENPQLAAQNYYERCKVYANSKV
- a CDS encoding spore germination protein, coding for MNKFLKKLMNINAKKQIPSNSTPSKAQEIEMKNISFETIKDETKKIFGHTADLKADDILVGKSEAIIFYLDTVINTDFLKDMLGQTLESPVEQDIRITSVDELQAFGKKAFGVSGYKLIHTLSEMTETILEGRIAVIIKGVPAALTISFINSEGRTVSEPTTQTVVRGPKDAFVEDISTNINLIRKRIKNHNLQFEKFKVGNETRTSVYIGSIKGIVNEKILEEVRKRIKDINISAIFESANIEELIQDKSATVFPLALNTERPDSVSSALLDGKICIITDGTPFILLVPAVLTDFFISSEDNYQNYFMSSFIRMIRYLSFMIGLLMPSAYVGVLTFHPELLPTTLLLSVIAQREGVPFPAVIEVFIMEITFEILREAGVRMPRAVGQTVSIVGALVIGQAAAEAGIISNIMVIIVAITAIANFVFPNYSFANASRLIRFVLIIVASILGLYGVLLVLIFMVAHLSSLRSVGVPYLAPVAPFIVEDQKDIFIRTPIWFQNKRPAYLSPTTLDKQKPQGSPSPPKQSKGGSGD
- a CDS encoding thiazole synthase; translated protein: MIMLKIGNHTFQSRLLLGTGKYPSYDIQKEAVAVSGAEILTFAVRRMNVFEESQPNFLEQLDLTKYSLLPNTAGAKNADEAVRIAKLAKASGLCDMVKVEIIGCSKSLLPDPIETLKASEKLLELGFTVLPYTSDDVVLAKRLEELGVHAVMPGAAPIGSGRGIINPLNIRLIIEQSAIPVIVDAGVGSPKDAAYAMELGADGVLLNTAVSNAGDPVKMAKAMSLAIEAGRLGFEAGRMDVKEYGEASSPISGLVTS